GATCCTCCGGCCCGCAAGCCGGTCCCTGGACGCCAGCCGCCGGTCCGACATGTCCCGGATGAACCGGCGGGCGGTGCGGCGGTGGATGCCGAGCCAGCCGGAGAGTTGGTCGCGGGTGAACACGCCGCTGTGCAGGCAGACCAGCGCGATCCACTCGGCCCTCCTGCCCGTCCAGCCGAACGCCTTCAGCGCCTTTTCGCGCCCCTTGAGATGCGCGATCATCGCTCGTCCCCCGTCACGAGCGCCCGGTCGGCCCGCATGTAGGTGACGAGGAGTCCCATCGGGTTGTGGACGACCAGCTCGTTTGGAATGCTGTCGAGGAACTCGAACCGGAGCGTGAGCGACCAGCGCTCGCGCCGCAGCTCCTGTTCGCCCCTCAGATGCACGAGGTCGAAGTCGGCCGTCGCGCCGTGCGGCGGCTCGGGCGCGGGATGGATGCGGAGCACCACCTGCTCGACTTCGGTCTCGGTGTCGGCGGTGCCCGCCGCCACGCTCGCGACCTCCGCGCC
This DNA window, taken from Candidatus Palauibacter soopunensis, encodes the following:
- a CDS encoding VirB8/TrbF family protein is translated as DEVGRAEALAYEAATAQADPLDPTTKYFLNRFVHDFHSRRRATAQEQWTRSLRFLSTDLANAAFQRDGAEVASVAAGTADTETEVEQVVLRIHPAPEPPHGATADFDLVHLRGEQELRRERWSLTLRFEFLDSIPNELVVHNPMGLLVTYMRADRALVTGDER